A genomic window from Streptomyces sp. 846.5 includes:
- a CDS encoding GH1 family beta-glucosidase codes for MTAVHPLPAASARTGPVSADDGLLHFPSGFLWGAATAAYQIEGAAAEDGRTPSIWDTYSHTPGRVRNGDTGDIAADHYHRYRDDVALMSRLGLNSYRFSVSWSRVQPTGRGPAVERGLDFYRGLTDELLAAGITPVATLYHWDLPQDLEDAGGWPARDTAERFGEYAALLGEALGDRVRHWTTLNEPWCSAYLGYGSGVHAPGRTDPADALRAAHHLNLAHGRAVAALRSALPAASNPQLSITLNLHAVRPLTGSDRDLDAARRIDAVGNRVFLGPILDGAYPADLRQDTAHLVDWDELVRPGDLAAISAPIDVLGVNYYNPTVVSASGDQNSSRHARNDGHGISSYSPWPGSEDVMFHQPPGRLTAMNWSIDPSGLYDLLTGLTRDHPGLPLMITENGAAFDDYVNPEGEVRDPERIAYIHGHLAAIHAAIRDGADIRGYFLWSLMDNFEWAYGYGKRFGAVYVDYSTQRRIPKASAHWYTETIRRGAISRSEP; via the coding sequence ATGACCGCAGTCCACCCCCTCCCCGCTGCCTCGGCCCGTACCGGGCCCGTCAGCGCAGACGACGGACTACTCCACTTCCCGAGCGGATTCCTGTGGGGCGCCGCGACCGCGGCCTATCAGATCGAGGGAGCGGCGGCCGAGGACGGCCGGACCCCTTCCATCTGGGACACCTACAGTCACACCCCCGGCCGGGTCCGCAACGGCGACACCGGCGACATCGCCGCGGACCACTACCACCGCTACCGCGACGACGTCGCCCTGATGAGCAGGCTGGGCCTCAACTCCTACCGCTTCTCGGTGTCCTGGTCCCGGGTCCAGCCCACCGGACGCGGCCCCGCGGTCGAGCGCGGCCTCGACTTCTACCGCGGACTCACCGACGAACTGCTCGCCGCCGGGATCACCCCGGTCGCCACCCTCTACCACTGGGACCTGCCCCAGGATCTGGAGGACGCGGGCGGCTGGCCGGCCCGGGACACCGCCGAGCGCTTCGGCGAGTACGCGGCCCTGCTCGGCGAGGCACTCGGCGACCGGGTCCGGCACTGGACCACGCTCAACGAGCCCTGGTGCAGCGCCTACCTGGGCTACGGCTCAGGGGTGCACGCCCCGGGGCGCACCGACCCGGCCGACGCACTGCGCGCCGCGCACCACCTCAACCTGGCCCACGGCCGGGCCGTCGCCGCGCTGCGCTCCGCCCTCCCGGCGGCCTCGAACCCGCAGCTGTCGATCACCCTCAATCTGCACGCCGTCCGCCCGCTCACCGGCAGCGACCGCGACCTGGACGCGGCCAGGCGGATCGACGCTGTGGGCAACCGGGTCTTCCTCGGTCCGATCCTGGACGGCGCCTACCCGGCCGACCTGCGCCAGGACACCGCCCACCTGGTGGACTGGGACGAACTGGTGCGCCCCGGCGACCTCGCCGCGATCTCCGCGCCGATCGACGTGCTCGGGGTGAACTACTACAACCCGACGGTGGTCTCCGCCAGCGGGGACCAAAACTCGTCCAGGCACGCCCGCAACGACGGCCACGGCATCAGCTCGTACTCGCCCTGGCCCGGCTCCGAGGACGTGATGTTCCACCAGCCCCCGGGCCGGCTCACCGCGATGAACTGGAGCATCGACCCGTCCGGCCTCTACGACCTGCTGACCGGACTGACCCGGGACCACCCCGGTCTCCCGCTGATGATCACCGAGAACGGCGCCGCCTTCGACGACTACGTCAACCCCGAGGGCGAGGTCCGCGACCCGGAGCGGATCGCCTACATCCACGGCCATCTGGCCGCGATCCACGCCGCCATCAGGGACGGCGCCGACATCCGCGGCTACTTCCTGTGGTCGCTGATGGACAACTTCGAGTGGGCGTACGGCTACGGCAAGCGCTTCGGCGCGGTGTACGTCGACTACTCCACCCAGCGCCGGATCCCCAAGGCCAGTGCCCACTGGTACACCGAGACCATCCGGCGCGGCGCGATCTCCCGATCGGAACCCTGA
- a CDS encoding LacI family DNA-binding transcriptional regulator translates to MTHVGERPARRGPARPTLEAVAQLAGVGRGTVSRVVNGAPGVSDQARAVVERAIAELGYVPNRAARTLVTSRTDAIALVIPETETRLASEPFFAEIIRGVASELSDTEMQLLLILVRTAQERERLAAYLSGHRVDGVLMVSVHSEDPLVDLLERTGLPAVLGGRRSELESLSYVNPDNFGGAWAAVRHLAGLGRTRIATITGPLDMEGARSRLDGYRRALEEAGLPEDETLLGQGDYSEESGARAMQQLLERRPELDAVFGASDLMAAGAMRVLRQSGRRIPEDVAVVGFDDSAVARHTDPAMTTVRQPSEEMGRAMARLLLEEIAAPSRTHRQIILTTELIRRESA, encoded by the coding sequence ATGACCCACGTCGGCGAGAGGCCCGCGCGCCGGGGACCGGCCAGGCCCACCCTGGAGGCCGTGGCCCAGCTGGCCGGTGTCGGCCGCGGCACCGTCTCCCGCGTGGTGAACGGCGCCCCCGGGGTCAGCGACCAGGCCCGCGCCGTCGTCGAGCGCGCCATCGCCGAGCTCGGCTACGTGCCCAACCGGGCCGCCCGGACCCTGGTCACCAGCCGCACCGACGCGATCGCCCTGGTCATCCCGGAAACCGAGACCAGGCTCGCCTCCGAGCCCTTCTTCGCCGAGATCATCCGCGGCGTCGCCAGCGAACTCTCGGACACCGAGATGCAGTTGCTGCTCATCCTGGTCCGCACCGCGCAGGAGCGCGAACGGCTCGCCGCCTATCTCAGCGGCCACCGGGTGGACGGCGTGCTGATGGTCTCGGTGCACTCCGAGGACCCGCTGGTCGACCTGCTGGAACGCACCGGCCTGCCGGCCGTCCTCGGCGGCCGCCGCTCCGAACTGGAGTCGCTGAGCTACGTCAACCCGGACAACTTCGGCGGCGCCTGGGCCGCGGTGCGGCACCTGGCCGGCCTCGGCCGCACCCGGATCGCCACCATCACCGGGCCGCTGGACATGGAAGGGGCGCGCAGTCGTCTGGACGGCTACCGGCGGGCCCTGGAGGAGGCGGGCCTGCCGGAGGACGAGACGCTGCTCGGTCAGGGCGACTACAGCGAGGAGTCCGGCGCCCGCGCGATGCAGCAGCTGCTGGAACGCCGCCCGGAGCTGGACGCGGTGTTCGGGGCCTCGGACCTGATGGCCGCCGGAGCCATGCGGGTGCTGCGCCAGTCCGGTCGGCGCATCCCCGAGGACGTGGCCGTGGTCGGCTTCGACGACTCGGCGGTGGCCCGGCACACCGATCCGGCGATGACCACCGTGCGCCAGCCCAGCGAGGAGATGGGCCGGGCCATGGCCCGGCTGCTGCTGGAGGAGATCGCGGCCCCGAGCAGGACGCACCGGCAGATCATCCTCACCACCGAGCTGATCCGCCGCGAGTCCGCCTGA
- a CDS encoding slipin family protein, whose protein sequence is MIVVDVLLGVLGAGALWLATGVRVVQQVERGVVFRFGRVRRAIRQPGITLLVPVADRLRKVNVQIITMPIPAQEGITRDNVTVRVDAVVYFKVEDPILATVNVQNYTFAMSQVAQTSLRSIIGKSELDDLLTNREPLNQGLELMIDSPAAGWGIHIDRVEIKDVALPESMKRSMSRQAEAERERRARIITADGEFQASRKLSDAAAIMSSTPAALQLRLLQTVVEVAAEKNSTLVLPFPVELLRFLDGATPDSSKSPPLVSEAARAAAAAAAALVEKDLTDQLNGSVPPVPEIPEADVADLELESGHPFASGEPQEPQSKEN, encoded by the coding sequence ATGATCGTGGTGGATGTACTGCTCGGTGTACTCGGGGCAGGGGCGCTGTGGCTGGCCACCGGCGTCCGGGTGGTTCAGCAGGTCGAACGAGGGGTCGTCTTCCGTTTCGGGCGGGTCCGCCGCGCGATCCGGCAGCCCGGGATCACCCTGCTGGTGCCGGTCGCCGACCGGCTGCGCAAGGTCAACGTCCAGATCATCACGATGCCGATCCCGGCCCAGGAGGGGATCACCCGGGACAACGTCACCGTGCGGGTCGACGCGGTCGTGTACTTCAAGGTCGAGGACCCGATCCTGGCCACGGTCAACGTGCAGAACTACACCTTCGCCATGTCCCAGGTGGCGCAGACCTCGCTGCGCTCGATCATCGGCAAGAGCGAGCTGGACGACCTGCTCACCAACCGGGAGCCGCTGAACCAGGGCCTGGAGCTGATGATCGACAGCCCGGCCGCGGGCTGGGGCATCCACATCGACCGGGTGGAGATCAAGGACGTCGCGCTCCCCGAGTCGATGAAGCGCTCGATGTCCCGGCAGGCCGAGGCGGAACGTGAGCGCAGGGCGCGCATCATCACCGCCGACGGCGAGTTCCAGGCGTCCCGCAAGCTGTCCGACGCGGCCGCGATCATGAGCAGCACCCCGGCCGCCCTGCAACTGCGTCTGCTGCAGACCGTGGTGGAGGTCGCCGCGGAGAAGAACTCCACCCTGGTGCTGCCCTTCCCCGTGGAGCTGCTCCGCTTTTTGGACGGCGCGACCCCCGACTCCTCCAAGTCCCCGCCGCTGGTCTCCGAGGCCGCGCGGGCAGCTGCCGCCGCAGCGGCGGCCCTGGTGGAGAAGGATCTGACGGACCAACTGAACGGCAGTGTGCCACCGGTGCCGGAGATCCCGGAGGCCGACGTGGCGGACCTGGAGCTGGAGAGCGGTCACCCGTTCGCGAGCGGCGAGCCGCAGGAGCCGCAGTCCAAGGAGAACTGA
- the orn gene encoding oligoribonuclease: protein MNDRMVWIDCEMTGLSLETDALVEVAALVTDSELNILGEGVDIVVRPPAKAVANMPDVVRAMHTSSGLLDELEQGVTLAEAEAQVLAYVREHVPEAGKAPLCGNSVSTDRGFLARDMSALESHLHYRIVDVSSIKELARRWYPRTYYNSPKKQGNHRALADIRESIAELKFYREAVFVPAPGPDTDAARAIAARYELPPA, encoded by the coding sequence GTGAACGATCGCATGGTCTGGATCGACTGCGAGATGACAGGGCTCAGCCTCGAAACCGACGCACTGGTCGAGGTCGCCGCCCTGGTCACCGACTCCGAGCTCAACATTCTGGGCGAAGGGGTCGACATCGTCGTCCGTCCCCCGGCCAAGGCGGTCGCCAACATGCCCGACGTCGTGCGCGCCATGCACACCTCCTCCGGCCTGCTGGACGAGCTGGAGCAGGGCGTCACCCTCGCCGAGGCCGAGGCCCAGGTGCTCGCCTATGTGCGCGAGCATGTGCCGGAGGCCGGCAAGGCTCCGCTGTGCGGGAACTCGGTGTCGACGGACCGCGGCTTCCTCGCCCGGGACATGTCCGCGCTGGAGAGCCACCTGCACTACCGGATCGTCGACGTCTCCTCGATCAAGGAGCTGGCCCGGCGCTGGTACCCGCGGACCTACTACAACAGCCCCAAGAAGCAGGGGAACCACCGCGCCCTGGCGGACATCAGGGAGAGCATCGCGGAGCTGAAGTTCTACCGCGAGGCCGTCTTCGTCCCGGCGCCGGGCCCCGACACCGACGCGGCCCGCGCCATCGCCGCCCGCTACGAGCTGCCCCCGGCCTAG
- a CDS encoding helix-turn-helix domain-containing protein: protein MLLFSGAPIFESSIPLSVFGVDRQDAGVPRYRLLVCAGEDGPLATTGGLTMTAPHGLESLARAGTVVVPAWRSAAQLPPPEALAALRKAHQEGARIIGLCTGAFVLAAAGLLDGRPATTHWMYAPTLAKRYPQVQVDPRELFIDDGDVLTSAGTAAGIDLCLHVVRTDHGAEAAAALARRLVVPARRSGGQAQYIDRSLPEEIGNDPLAEVVTWALDNLSKQFDVEALAARAYMSRRTFDRRFRSLTGSAPLQWLISQRVLQAQRLLETTEASVDEVARRCGFRSPVALRGHFRRQLGMSPAVYRTAFRARRPQPGAADGASAPSVIAAGLGGLSGLPPFTTEEGGNPLATPPGQGGNPAVPDARADQARVPGQSRASRTGRVSARPRGGRPDATDHAAAEDGRTEAGARGRRESAVPEPRDGSHGGPSAGPGAGPTAAPPGVLPARGRPDGGGANGGRGSGGPNAARVAVQQRASD, encoded by the coding sequence GTGCTGCTCTTCAGCGGCGCCCCGATCTTCGAGAGCTCCATCCCGCTCTCGGTCTTCGGCGTCGATCGCCAGGACGCCGGCGTCCCCCGCTACCGGCTGCTGGTCTGCGCCGGCGAGGACGGCCCGCTGGCCACCACCGGCGGGCTGACCATGACCGCGCCGCACGGCCTGGAGTCCCTCGCCAGGGCCGGCACCGTGGTCGTCCCCGCCTGGCGCTCGGCCGCCCAACTCCCGCCCCCCGAGGCGCTCGCCGCTCTGCGCAAGGCCCACCAGGAGGGCGCCCGCATCATCGGCCTCTGCACCGGCGCCTTCGTCCTCGCCGCGGCAGGACTGCTGGACGGACGGCCCGCCACCACCCACTGGATGTACGCGCCCACCCTCGCCAAGCGCTATCCGCAGGTCCAGGTCGACCCGAGGGAGCTGTTCATCGACGACGGCGACGTGCTCACCAGCGCCGGCACCGCCGCCGGGATCGACCTCTGCCTGCATGTGGTGCGGACCGACCACGGCGCCGAGGCCGCGGCCGCCCTGGCCCGTCGGCTGGTCGTCCCGGCACGCCGTTCCGGAGGGCAGGCCCAGTACATCGACCGGTCTTTACCTGAGGAAATCGGCAACGACCCGCTCGCCGAGGTGGTGACCTGGGCCCTGGACAACCTCTCCAAGCAGTTCGACGTCGAGGCCCTGGCCGCCCGCGCCTACATGAGCCGGCGCACCTTCGACCGGCGGTTCCGCTCGCTCACCGGGAGCGCTCCACTCCAGTGGCTGATCTCCCAGCGGGTGCTGCAGGCGCAGCGGCTGCTGGAGACCACCGAGGCCTCCGTGGACGAGGTGGCCAGGCGCTGCGGATTCCGCTCCCCGGTGGCGCTGCGCGGCCACTTCCGCCGGCAGCTGGGCATGTCCCCGGCCGTCTACCGGACCGCGTTCAGGGCACGTCGCCCGCAGCCCGGTGCGGCCGACGGAGCCTCGGCGCCCTCGGTGATCGCGGCGGGGCTGGGCGGACTGTCCGGGCTGCCGCCCTTCACCACGGAGGAGGGCGGGAACCCGCTGGCGACACCGCCGGGACAGGGCGGGAACCCGGCGGTCCCGGACGCCCGCGCCGATCAGGCCCGGGTCCCCGGCCAGTCCCGTGCCTCCCGCACCGGCCGGGTGAGCGCCCGACCCCGGGGCGGACGTCCGGACGCGACCGACCACGCAGCAGCGGAGGACGGCCGAACCGAGGCGGGTGCGCGGGGCCGCCGCGAGTCCGCCGTCCCGGAGCCCCGTGACGGCTCGCACGGCGGCCCCTCGGCCGGGCCCGGCGCCGGGCCCACGGCCGCTCCCCCCGGCGTCCTGCCCGCACGCGGGCGTCCGGACGGCGGAGGTGCGAACGGCGGGCGCGGGAGCGGCGGGCCCAACGCAGCCAGGGTCGCGGTGCAGCAGCGCGCCTCGGACTGA
- a CDS encoding GNAT family N-acetyltransferase, giving the protein MEPRSRLELANDNAAGQWLALAGVEGWETRSAPGWTAVRCEGGTGNAHQVQITRAPADAAALTEELVTLFRGWNTRRLSLVDPYGAVDLSRYGCERALPTPVMVRDPGPVPPRVGRRPPGLAAGPATAAATAAATAAATAAATAAATEVVEARRESELADVERVVVKGFPVAARMPWRRGETFPAGWNALGGRRSWLVRLRGEPAGACVSWDDGSSVGVYWVAVLPEHRSRGIARELMATVLLAHADRPAVLSATLLGEPLYRRLGFVEQGVATWWRYPGTGPGTPRE; this is encoded by the coding sequence ATGGAGCCCCGGAGTCGCCTCGAACTGGCCAATGACAATGCGGCCGGGCAGTGGCTGGCACTCGCCGGCGTCGAGGGCTGGGAGACCCGTAGTGCCCCCGGCTGGACTGCGGTCCGCTGCGAGGGCGGGACCGGCAACGCCCACCAGGTCCAGATCACCAGGGCCCCCGCCGACGCGGCCGCGCTGACCGAGGAACTTGTCACGCTGTTCCGTGGCTGGAACACCCGCCGGCTCTCCCTGGTCGACCCCTACGGAGCGGTCGACCTCTCCCGATACGGATGCGAGCGGGCCCTGCCGACGCCGGTGATGGTCCGCGACCCGGGGCCGGTGCCGCCCCGAGTGGGACGGCGCCCGCCGGGGCTGGCGGCGGGCCCGGCAACCGCTGCGGCAACCGCTGCGGCAACCGCTGCGGCAACCGCTGCGGCAACCGCTGCGGCGACCGAGGTGGTCGAGGCCCGGCGGGAGAGCGAACTCGCGGACGTGGAACGGGTGGTGGTCAAAGGCTTCCCGGTCGCCGCGCGGATGCCCTGGCGGCGCGGGGAGACCTTCCCCGCGGGCTGGAACGCCCTCGGCGGCCGCCGCTCCTGGCTGGTCCGGCTCCGGGGGGAGCCGGCCGGCGCCTGCGTGTCCTGGGACGACGGCAGCTCGGTGGGGGTGTACTGGGTGGCCGTGCTGCCCGAGCACCGATCCCGGGGGATCGCCAGGGAGTTGATGGCGACGGTACTGCTGGCCCACGCCGACCGCCCCGCGGTGCTGAGCGCGACGCTGCTGGGCGAGCCGCTCTACCGCCGACTGGGCTTCGTCGAGCAGGGGGTGGCCACGTGGTGGCGGTACCCGGGGACGGGACCGGGCACACCCCGGGAGTAG
- a CDS encoding HAD family hydrolase: MSPLLLFDLDNTLVNRNQAFQGWAARFLMERALPPGDLRWFTTLDCGGYLDRPILMRAAADRYGLTESIDDLLEDYRITVTELIACPADHLEALRLARTAGWVLGIVSNGATEPQLAKIERTGLAELVDGCTISEQVGCAKPDPRIFHLAAERCGVDTAADWTASAWMVGDHAPADIAGAAVSGMRSVWIDHGRPWGETGYRPTLTARNLPEAVALVLAEEDLHRPDRGRYPRGYSRGVPGPVPGYRHHVATPCSTKPSRR; encoded by the coding sequence ATGTCGCCGCTGCTGCTCTTCGACCTCGACAACACCCTGGTCAACCGAAATCAGGCATTCCAGGGCTGGGCCGCACGCTTCCTGATGGAGCGGGCATTACCGCCGGGTGATCTCCGCTGGTTCACCACCCTGGACTGCGGCGGCTACCTGGACCGTCCCATCCTGATGCGGGCGGCGGCGGACCGCTACGGTCTCACCGAATCGATCGACGACCTGTTGGAGGACTACCGGATCACCGTCACCGAGCTGATCGCCTGCCCGGCCGACCATCTGGAGGCGCTGCGGCTGGCCCGGACCGCGGGATGGGTGCTCGGCATTGTCTCCAACGGGGCGACCGAACCGCAGCTCGCCAAGATCGAACGAACCGGGCTGGCCGAACTGGTGGACGGCTGCACCATCTCGGAGCAGGTGGGCTGTGCCAAGCCCGACCCCCGCATCTTCCATCTGGCCGCCGAGCGCTGCGGGGTGGACACCGCGGCCGACTGGACGGCCTCCGCCTGGATGGTCGGGGACCACGCCCCGGCCGACATCGCCGGGGCCGCGGTGTCCGGCATGCGCAGCGTCTGGATCGACCACGGGCGGCCCTGGGGCGAGACCGGCTACCGTCCCACCCTCACCGCCCGCAACCTGCCCGAGGCCGTCGCCCTCGTCCTGGCCGAGGAGGACCTGCACCGGCCCGACCGGGGGCGCTATCCCCGCGGCTACTCCCGGGGTGTGCCCGGTCCCGTCCCCGGGTACCGCCACCACGTGGCCACCCCCTGCTCGACGAAGCCCAGTCGGCGGTAG
- a CDS encoding universal stress protein translates to MPSFELQSQTVRPCDPAFLHGVVVGFDGSVSSERALAYAVGMARRSRVGLVIVHVANRLPATVWAGCEPPVFVDVPDHRTEVLGLELACSDFLGDVPWVLVERGGDICHELEEVAREYAADAIVVGGTHGFLGRLFGSVAGRLARRANRPVVVIP, encoded by the coding sequence ATGCCCAGTTTCGAATTGCAGTCGCAGACCGTCCGCCCCTGCGATCCGGCGTTCCTGCACGGAGTCGTCGTCGGTTTCGACGGCTCCGTCTCCAGCGAGCGCGCCCTGGCCTACGCCGTGGGCATGGCCCGGCGCTCCCGTGTCGGCCTGGTGATCGTGCATGTGGCCAACCGCCTTCCCGCCACGGTGTGGGCGGGCTGTGAGCCCCCTGTCTTCGTCGACGTCCCGGACCACCGCACCGAGGTGCTCGGCCTGGAGCTCGCCTGCTCGGACTTTCTGGGGGACGTTCCCTGGGTGCTGGTGGAGCGCGGTGGGGACATCTGCCACGAACTGGAGGAGGTGGCCCGGGAGTACGCCGCCGACGCCATCGTGGTCGGCGGGACCCATGGCTTCCTGGGCAGGCTGTTCGGTTCCGTGGCCGGCCGGCTGGCGCGGCGCGCCAACAGGCCGGTCGTCGTCATCCCCTGA
- a CDS encoding acyl-CoA dehydrogenase family protein, whose protein sequence is MLDHRLAPEHEELRRTVAEFAHDVIAPKIGEYYEHNEFPYEIVAEMGRMGLFGLPFPEEYGGMGGDYLALCLVLEELARVDSSVAITLEAAVSLGAMPIHRYGTEEQKRTWLPRLCSGEMLGAFGLTEPEGGSDAGATRTTARYDADTDEWVINGSKCFITNAGTEITGLVTVAALTLSSEKNPDGSPRREISTIIVPTGTPGFSASKKYSKVGWNASDTRELSFADCRVPAANLLGEAGRGYAQFLRILDEGRIAIAALATGLAQGCVDESLSYAAQRRAFGKPIGANQAIQFKIADMEMRAHTSRLAWHHAASRLLCGERFKKEAAIAKLHSSEAAVTNAREATQIHGGYGFMNEYPVARFWRDSKILEIGEGTSEVQRMLIARELGMEDSRP, encoded by the coding sequence ATGCTCGACCACCGCCTCGCCCCCGAGCACGAGGAACTACGGCGAACCGTCGCCGAGTTCGCCCATGACGTCATCGCGCCGAAGATCGGCGAGTACTACGAGCACAACGAGTTCCCCTACGAGATCGTCGCCGAGATGGGGCGGATGGGCCTGTTCGGGCTGCCCTTCCCGGAGGAGTACGGCGGCATGGGCGGCGACTATCTGGCGCTCTGCCTGGTCCTGGAGGAACTGGCCAGGGTGGACTCCTCGGTGGCGATCACCCTGGAGGCGGCGGTCTCGCTGGGTGCCATGCCGATCCACCGCTACGGCACGGAGGAGCAGAAGCGCACCTGGCTGCCCCGGCTGTGCTCGGGCGAGATGCTGGGCGCGTTCGGGCTGACCGAGCCCGAGGGCGGGTCGGACGCCGGCGCCACCCGGACCACGGCGCGCTACGACGCCGACACCGACGAGTGGGTCATCAACGGCTCCAAGTGCTTCATCACCAACGCCGGTACCGAGATCACCGGGCTGGTCACCGTCGCCGCCCTCACCCTTTCGAGCGAAAAGAACCCCGACGGCTCGCCACGGCGCGAGATCTCCACCATCATCGTGCCCACCGGGACCCCGGGGTTCTCGGCATCCAAGAAGTACTCAAAGGTCGGCTGGAACGCCTCGGACACCAGGGAGTTGTCCTTCGCCGACTGCCGTGTCCCGGCCGCCAACCTGCTCGGGGAGGCAGGCCGTGGCTACGCCCAGTTCCTTCGCATCCTCGACGAGGGCCGCATCGCCATCGCCGCCCTGGCCACCGGCCTGGCCCAGGGCTGCGTCGACGAGTCACTGAGTTATGCCGCCCAGCGGCGGGCCTTCGGCAAGCCCATCGGCGCCAACCAGGCCATCCAGTTCAAGATCGCCGACATGGAGATGCGCGCCCACACCTCACGGCTGGCCTGGCACCACGCGGCCTCCCGGCTGCTGTGCGGCGAGCGTTTCAAGAAGGAGGCCGCGATCGCCAAGCTCCACTCCTCCGAGGCCGCGGTCACCAATGCCCGCGAGGCCACCCAGATCCACGGCGGCTACGGCTTCATGAACGAGTACCCCGTCGCCCGCTTCTGGCGCGACAGCAAGATCCTGGAGATCGGCGAGGGCACCTCCGAGGTCCAGCGCATGCTCATCGCCCGTGAGTTGGGCATGGAGGACAGCCGTCCCTGA
- a CDS encoding hydroxymethylglutaryl-CoA lyase produces MTTPEPTTTQPEPAEPTVTQLGLPDRAPLGGLPASVRIHEVGPRDGLQNEKTALPVAVKAEFIARLAAAGLRTIEAASFVHPKWVPQLADAEELFPQLAELPGKYPGLRLPVLVPNERGLDRALANRVGDIAVFASATESFARRNLNRSVAESLEMFAPVIRRATQAGIPVRSYVSMAFGDPWEGPVPVEQVVSVGCALLDLGSAELSLGDTIGTGTPGQVAALLAAFAARGVGPERLAVHFHDTYGQALANTLAALQAGVRTVDASAGGLGGCPYAKSATGNLATEDLVWMLHGLGIETGVDLDALAATSAWLAGELGRPSPSRAVRALTG; encoded by the coding sequence ATGACCACACCGGAGCCGACGACCACGCAGCCGGAGCCCGCCGAGCCCACCGTCACCCAGCTGGGCCTGCCCGACCGGGCGCCGCTCGGCGGGCTGCCCGCGAGCGTGCGGATCCACGAGGTCGGCCCGCGCGACGGGCTGCAGAACGAGAAGACCGCCCTGCCGGTCGCCGTCAAGGCCGAGTTCATCGCCCGGCTCGCCGCCGCCGGCCTGCGCACCATCGAGGCGGCGAGCTTCGTGCACCCGAAGTGGGTGCCCCAACTGGCCGACGCCGAGGAGCTGTTCCCGCAGCTGGCGGAGCTGCCCGGGAAGTACCCCGGGCTGCGGCTGCCGGTGCTGGTGCCCAACGAACGCGGCCTGGACCGCGCGCTGGCGAACCGGGTCGGCGATATCGCGGTCTTCGCCAGCGCCACCGAGAGCTTCGCCCGGCGCAACCTCAACCGCAGCGTCGCGGAGTCGCTGGAGATGTTCGCTCCGGTGATCCGCCGCGCGACGCAGGCGGGGATCCCGGTCCGCAGCTATGTGTCGATGGCCTTCGGCGACCCCTGGGAGGGCCCGGTGCCGGTCGAACAGGTGGTCTCGGTGGGCTGCGCGCTGCTGGACCTCGGCAGCGCCGAACTGAGCCTCGGCGACACCATCGGCACCGGCACCCCGGGCCAGGTCGCGGCCCTGCTGGCGGCGTTCGCCGCCCGCGGCGTCGGCCCCGAGCGGCTGGCCGTGCACTTCCACGACACCTACGGGCAGGCCCTGGCCAACACCCTGGCCGCGCTGCAGGCCGGGGTCCGCACCGTGGACGCCTCGGCCGGCGGCCTGGGCGGCTGCCCCTACGCCAAGAGCGCGACCGGCAACCTCGCCACCGAGGACCTGGTCTGGATGCTGCACGGACTGGGCATCGAGACCGGCGTCGACCTCGACGCCCTGGCCGCCACCAGCGCCTGGCTCGCCGGAGAGCTGGGCCGTCCCAGCCCCTCCCGCGCCGTCCGCGCCCTCACCGGCTGA